Proteins co-encoded in one Acidimicrobiia bacterium genomic window:
- a CDS encoding aldehyde dehydrogenase family protein: MDTQQVLAELGIDEINRGAYAGGWIETHGSELQSINPATGEVIATITRATGEDYEKVAASSVETFERWRMLPAPKRGEYVRLVGNALREKKAALGALVTMEMGKILPEGEGEVQEMIDIADFAVGLSRQLYGLTMASERPRHRMYEQWHPLGPVGTITSFNFPTAVWSWNSLIAAVCGDTNIWKPSSETPLTAIAVTNITHEVMAGTGFEGVFNLAIGSGSDVGDLMVKDRRVPLVSATGSCDMGYKVGTELAKRLGRAILELGGNNAIIVMDDADIELAVRAATFAAVGTAGQRCTSLRRMIVHKDVFDEVAERMVSTYAQVTIGDPLAAGILMGPLVNETAVHNMLTALDIAKREGGEVLTGGNRLEDLGPAYIEPTIVKMPKDAPILQEETFAPLLYLIEVDSLEEGIAVQNGVRQGLSSAIFTDSLKNAEKFLSHLGSDCGIANVNIGTSGAEIGGAFGGEKETGGGREAGSDSWKAYMRRQTTTINWGDDLPLAQGVEFV; the protein is encoded by the coding sequence GTGGACACACAGCAAGTACTTGCCGAACTAGGCATCGATGAAATCAACCGCGGAGCCTATGCCGGAGGGTGGATCGAGACCCACGGCTCCGAACTGCAGAGCATCAACCCCGCCACCGGCGAGGTAATCGCCACCATCACCAGGGCCACCGGTGAGGACTACGAGAAGGTTGCAGCCAGTTCGGTCGAGACCTTCGAACGCTGGCGGATGCTGCCCGCGCCGAAGCGCGGCGAGTACGTCAGGTTGGTAGGGAACGCACTACGCGAGAAGAAGGCTGCACTCGGTGCGCTGGTCACGATGGAGATGGGCAAGATCCTCCCCGAAGGGGAGGGCGAAGTCCAGGAAATGATCGACATCGCGGACTTCGCGGTCGGACTTTCTCGCCAGCTGTACGGTCTGACGATGGCCTCGGAGCGGCCGCGGCATCGCATGTACGAGCAGTGGCATCCGCTCGGCCCGGTCGGCACCATCACTTCGTTCAACTTCCCGACGGCCGTGTGGTCGTGGAACTCGCTGATCGCGGCGGTCTGCGGCGACACGAACATCTGGAAGCCCTCCAGTGAAACGCCCCTGACCGCCATCGCCGTCACCAATATCACCCACGAGGTAATGGCCGGAACCGGGTTCGAGGGCGTCTTCAACCTGGCGATCGGCTCGGGGTCCGATGTCGGCGATCTCATGGTGAAGGACCGCCGGGTACCGCTCGTTTCTGCCACCGGATCTTGCGACATGGGATACAAGGTCGGGACCGAACTAGCCAAGCGTCTCGGACGGGCGATACTCGAACTCGGCGGGAACAACGCGATCATCGTGATGGACGACGCCGACATCGAGCTGGCCGTCCGGGCGGCGACCTTCGCCGCCGTTGGAACGGCCGGGCAGCGCTGCACATCGTTGCGGCGCATGATCGTCCACAAGGACGTCTTCGACGAGGTGGCAGAGCGGATGGTCTCCACCTACGCCCAGGTCACTATCGGAGACCCGCTCGCAGCGGGGATACTGATGGGACCGCTCGTCAACGAGACCGCCGTCCACAACATGCTCACCGCCCTCGACATAGCCAAGCGTGAAGGTGGAGAAGTCCTGACGGGCGGCAACCGCCTCGAGGATCTCGGACCGGCCTACATCGAGCCGACCATCGTCAAGATGCCCAAGGACGCGCCGATCCTCCAGGAGGAGACCTTCGCGCCCTTGCTGTACCTGATCGAGGTGGATTCACTCGAGGAAGGCATCGCCGTTCAGAACGGGGTCCGCCAGGGGTTGTCGTCGGCCATCTTCACCGACTCGCTCAAAAACGCGGAGAAGTTCCTATCTCACCTCGGCTCCGACTGCGGCATCGCCAACGTCAACATCGGGACCTCCGGAGCCGAGATCGGCGGCGCATTCGGCGGCGAGAAGGAGACGGGCGGCGGCCGCGAGGCGGGGTCGGACTCCTGGAAGGCCTATATGCGTCGCCAGACGACCACGATCAACTGGGGCGACGACCTTCCGTTGGCCCAGGGCGTCGAGTTCGTCTGA
- a CDS encoding class I SAM-dependent methyltransferase, translated as MDRDAWDDRYRDREWLWTAEANRSVVQETVGLNPGRALDLAAGEGRNAVWLAKQGWDVTAVDFSGVALGRASDLAAREGVTITTVEADLRDYVPAVGAFDLVLLSYLHLPPVFFREVLARAAGALAPGGTLVVVGHDLSNIEEGYGGPQSPEVLYTPDSLVGDLGDLEIVKAEKVDRPYEADEGTFTAIDALVVATRPQ; from the coding sequence GTGGATCGAGACGCCTGGGACGACCGGTATCGGGACCGCGAGTGGTTGTGGACTGCCGAGGCCAACCGCTCCGTGGTTCAGGAGACGGTCGGGCTCAACCCCGGACGGGCGCTGGACCTGGCCGCCGGCGAGGGCCGGAACGCGGTCTGGCTGGCCAAGCAGGGCTGGGACGTGACGGCAGTCGACTTCTCGGGTGTAGCCCTCGGGCGAGCCTCCGACCTCGCTGCTCGTGAGGGCGTGACGATCACAACGGTCGAAGCGGATCTGCGCGATTACGTGCCGGCGGTCGGGGCCTTCGATCTCGTCCTTCTGTCCTACCTGCATCTTCCGCCGGTCTTCTTTCGAGAAGTCCTCGCACGGGCTGCCGGGGCACTGGCGCCGGGCGGGACGCTCGTGGTCGTCGGCCACGATCTCTCCAACATCGAGGAGGGCTACGGGGGGCCCCAGAGCCCTGAGGTCCTCTACACCCCCGACTCTCTGGTCGGGGATCTGGGCGACCTCGAGATCGTCAAGGCGGAGAAGGTGGATCGACCGTACGAGGCCGACGAGGGCACCTTCACGGCCATCGACGCCCTGGTGGTGGCGACGAGACCACAGTAG
- a CDS encoding DUF6300 family protein — translation MALDICCPECDEADNLRGSREGEIIHLTCGACGRTWDRPATPHCDRCGGDDLQAVVKAIVERSRGTQLSIVGSRTVHLCTVCDADTLGRYHRNRPNPLMPDELPTVGPEQMKD, via the coding sequence GTGGCGTTGGATATCTGCTGCCCGGAGTGCGACGAGGCCGACAACCTGCGCGGGTCCCGTGAGGGCGAGATCATTCATCTGACCTGCGGTGCGTGTGGGCGCACCTGGGACCGCCCTGCAACGCCGCACTGTGACCGCTGCGGAGGCGACGACCTGCAAGCGGTGGTGAAGGCGATCGTCGAGCGCTCGCGAGGCACACAGCTCTCGATCGTCGGCAGCCGGACTGTGCATCTGTGCACGGTCTGTGATGCAGACACGCTGGGGCGCTATCACCGGAACCGCCCGAACCCGCTCATGCCCGATGAGTTGCCGACGGTCGGCCCCGAACAAATGAAGGACTAG
- a CDS encoding class I SAM-dependent methyltransferase: MHPFIRPEIYAHYSELYDESARLGSDGLSQIELIRTKEIIERYLPPAPADVIDIGGGPGVYSVWLSELGHRPALIDPVALHVEQAREAGVPGATAGVAAVLDFAADSFDMALMLGPLYHLQERADRLQALREARRVLRPGGPLIAAGITRYASAIDGFDSGFIDHEEFERIVHADLETGKHVNNTGDPRFFTTAYFHRPEELVDEVASSGFTDVQILAVEGVSWAARDLDERITDPEKLAAVLDVLRRLESAPSLLGATPHFIAVGRA, encoded by the coding sequence ATGCATCCGTTCATTCGGCCCGAGATCTACGCTCACTATTCCGAGCTGTACGACGAGTCGGCACGTCTGGGCAGCGATGGATTGAGTCAGATCGAACTGATTCGGACGAAAGAGATCATCGAGCGCTACCTGCCTCCAGCACCTGCCGACGTAATCGACATCGGCGGAGGCCCGGGCGTCTATTCGGTCTGGCTGTCGGAGCTCGGCCATCGCCCGGCGCTGATCGATCCGGTCGCCCTTCACGTTGAGCAGGCGCGCGAGGCCGGAGTACCCGGCGCGACGGCCGGCGTTGCAGCCGTTCTCGACTTCGCAGCCGACAGCTTTGATATGGCCTTGATGCTCGGCCCGCTCTATCACCTCCAGGAGCGCGCAGACAGACTCCAGGCTCTCCGCGAGGCACGGCGGGTTCTCAGACCTGGTGGCCCGCTGATCGCGGCCGGAATCACGAGATACGCCTCAGCGATCGACGGCTTCGACTCAGGCTTCATCGATCACGAGGAGTTCGAGCGAATCGTGCATGCCGACCTCGAGACCGGCAAACACGTGAACAACACAGGTGATCCCCGGTTTTTCACGACGGCTTACTTCCATCGACCGGAGGAACTAGTGGATGAAGTCGCCTCGAGTGGCTTCACAGACGTGCAGATCCTCGCCGTCGAGGGAGTGTCGTGGGCGGCCCGGGATCTGGACGAGCGAATCACCGATCCTGAGAAACTCGCCGCCGTCCTCGACGTCCTGCGGAGGCTCGAGTCTGCCCCATCGCTACTCGGAGCGACCCCACACTTCATCGCCGTCGGGCGGGCCTGA
- a CDS encoding response regulator transcription factor, translating into MITVAHSSIGDPAGLVEAITLTGAHAVSIEDEEIEWDIALIDLRTEPIQQLREAKRVNEDNGCPIIAIITSSQTTLLESEGWVDDFVTDPVDTLELRLRFHRLAGQQAEVETQRYKSLELNLATYQATIDGRPIDLTFMEYELLRFFIEHQGRVWSREQLLQKVWGYDYFGGARTVDVHVRRLRSKLGEERASWITTVRSVGYRFG; encoded by the coding sequence GTGATCACCGTTGCGCACTCCTCGATTGGCGACCCGGCCGGTCTCGTTGAGGCCATCACGCTGACCGGAGCGCACGCGGTCTCGATCGAAGATGAAGAGATTGAGTGGGATATCGCCCTCATCGACCTCCGCACCGAGCCGATCCAGCAGCTGCGCGAGGCGAAACGGGTCAACGAGGACAATGGATGTCCGATCATCGCAATCATCACCTCGTCCCAGACGACTCTCCTCGAGTCGGAGGGATGGGTTGATGACTTCGTCACCGACCCCGTCGATACGCTGGAGTTGCGGCTGCGGTTCCATCGCCTCGCCGGTCAGCAGGCGGAGGTCGAGACACAGCGCTACAAATCCCTCGAACTCAACCTCGCTACATATCAGGCCACCATCGACGGTAGGCCGATCGATCTGACGTTCATGGAGTACGAGTTGTTGCGGTTCTTCATCGAGCACCAGGGCAGGGTATGGAGCCGGGAACAGCTTCTCCAGAAGGTGTGGGGATACGACTACTTCGGCGGCGCCCGCACCGTCGACGTGCACGTGCGAAGGCTGCGCTCCAAGCTGGGCGAGGAACGCGCCAGCTGGATCACGACGGTGCGGTCGGTCGGCTACCGCTTCGGCTGA
- the glnA gene encoding type I glutamate--ammonia ligase has translation MDKQAEYVLRTVEERGIRFVRLWFTDVQGFLKSVSISPAELETAFEEGMTFDGSSIDGYARVQEADMLALPDPSSFQILPWRPEQQVARMFCDIVTPNGEPFEGDPRYVLRRNLQRAADLGYSFYVGPELEYFYFKNSKGKPKVLDQGGYFDLTPLDVAQEYRRTTINALEQLGIPVEYSHHEVAPSQHEIDLRYTDALTMADNVMTFRLAVKEVAIEHGIYATFMPKPLEEHDGSGFHMHLSLFEGDRNAFYEAGAENGLSKVAEGFIAGVLRHAPELTAITNQWVNSYKRLVQGFEAPIYSFWARNNQSALIRVPTVKRGKASSTRIEYRAPDSACNPYLAFSVLLAAGLSGIENNYELPAEVSSNVFEMTTAERKALGVGRLPSTLDHALDAMEASEFMAEALGEHVFSWFLRNKRKEWDRFQHHVSAFELERYLPIL, from the coding sequence GTGGACAAACAGGCCGAGTACGTGCTGCGAACCGTCGAAGAACGGGGAATCCGGTTCGTTCGCCTGTGGTTCACCGACGTCCAGGGTTTCCTCAAATCGGTCTCGATCAGCCCGGCCGAACTGGAGACGGCGTTCGAGGAAGGCATGACGTTCGACGGGTCATCGATCGACGGCTACGCCCGGGTTCAAGAGGCCGACATGCTCGCCCTGCCCGATCCGTCCAGTTTTCAAATCCTGCCGTGGCGGCCGGAACAGCAGGTGGCGCGCATGTTCTGTGACATCGTCACTCCGAACGGTGAGCCCTTCGAAGGAGACCCCAGATATGTGCTGCGACGCAACCTCCAGAGAGCAGCGGACCTCGGCTACTCGTTCTACGTCGGACCGGAACTCGAGTATTTCTACTTCAAGAACTCGAAAGGCAAGCCAAAGGTCCTCGATCAGGGCGGCTACTTCGACCTCACCCCACTGGACGTTGCGCAGGAGTACCGGCGCACGACGATCAACGCTCTCGAACAGTTGGGGATCCCGGTGGAGTACTCCCATCACGAGGTGGCCCCCAGCCAGCACGAGATAGACCTGCGCTACACCGACGCTCTGACCATGGCAGACAACGTGATGACCTTCCGCCTTGCGGTCAAGGAGGTGGCGATCGAACACGGCATATATGCGACCTTCATGCCCAAACCGCTCGAGGAACACGACGGATCCGGGTTTCACATGCACCTGTCCCTTTTCGAGGGCGACCGGAACGCCTTCTACGAGGCCGGTGCCGAGAACGGGCTGTCGAAAGTGGCCGAGGGTTTCATCGCCGGGGTGCTCAGGCATGCACCAGAGTTGACGGCCATCACGAACCAATGGGTCAACTCCTACAAACGTCTGGTTCAGGGTTTCGAAGCGCCGATCTACTCGTTCTGGGCCCGCAACAACCAGTCCGCTTTGATCCGGGTGCCGACGGTGAAACGGGGGAAGGCCTCGTCGACCAGAATCGAGTACCGGGCGCCGGATTCGGCCTGCAACCCGTATCTCGCATTCTCCGTGCTGCTGGCCGCCGGCCTGAGCGGAATCGAGAACAACTACGAGCTTCCGGCCGAGGTTTCGAGCAACGTCTTCGAGATGACTACCGCGGAGCGGAAGGCGCTGGGCGTGGGAAGGCTCCCCTCCACACTCGATCACGCCCTCGACGCCATGGAGGCTTCGGAGTTCATGGCAGAGGCTCTCGGTGAGCACGTCTTCTCATGGTTCCTGCGCAACAAACGCAAGGAGTGGGATCGTTTCCAGCATCACGTTTCGGCGTTCGAACTCGAGAGATACCTGCCGATCCTGTGA
- the glnA gene encoding type I glutamate--ammonia ligase, protein MSKTPAEILQELAAEDYIFVDLRFCDLPGQVQHFTIPAGQLDEDGFVEGFGFDGSSIRGFQEIQESDMILKPDPSTAFLDPFMKHKTMVIYCFVFDPITGEPYDRDPRYIAAKAEAYLTGTGIADTSYWGPEAEFYVFDSARFMQNEFSSFHEVQSVEGAWNSGAEEDGKNLAYKPGYKEGYFPVPPTDHFQDLRSEMSLALMNLNIHVEVHHHEVGTAGQAEIDIRYNTLLRQADDVTIFKYVVKNVAWAHGKTVTFMPKPVFMDNGSGMHTHQSLWKDGVPLFYDENGYAGLSDMARWYIGGLLKHAPAVLAFAAPTTNSYRRLVPGYEAPVNLVYSQRNRSAAVRIPLYSQKPALKRLEFRCPDPSANTYLAFAAMLMAGLDGVQNQIEPPPPVDKDIYDLPPSELANLPSVPGSLEEALAALEEDHDFLLHGDVFTEGLIRAWIDYKMEHEVDALRLRPHPHEFSMYYDA, encoded by the coding sequence GTGAGTAAGACGCCTGCAGAGATTCTTCAGGAACTGGCCGCCGAGGACTACATATTCGTGGATCTCCGGTTCTGCGATCTTCCCGGTCAGGTCCAGCACTTCACCATTCCGGCCGGCCAACTCGACGAAGATGGGTTCGTTGAAGGATTCGGGTTCGACGGGTCGTCGATCCGGGGATTCCAGGAGATCCAGGAATCGGACATGATCCTCAAGCCGGACCCTTCCACGGCCTTCCTCGATCCGTTCATGAAGCACAAGACCATGGTGATCTACTGTTTCGTGTTCGATCCGATCACCGGGGAGCCCTACGACCGCGACCCGCGCTACATCGCAGCCAAGGCGGAGGCCTACTTGACGGGCACCGGCATCGCAGACACCTCCTACTGGGGCCCCGAAGCCGAGTTCTACGTCTTCGATTCCGCCCGGTTCATGCAGAACGAGTTCTCCTCGTTCCATGAGGTGCAGTCTGTTGAGGGAGCGTGGAACTCCGGCGCCGAGGAGGACGGCAAGAACCTCGCCTACAAGCCCGGCTACAAAGAGGGCTATTTCCCGGTCCCTCCGACCGATCACTTCCAGGATCTGCGTTCGGAGATGTCGCTGGCCTTGATGAATCTCAACATCCACGTCGAAGTCCATCACCACGAAGTCGGAACCGCCGGCCAGGCCGAGATCGATATCCGCTACAACACGCTCCTCCGACAAGCCGACGACGTGACGATCTTCAAGTATGTAGTGAAGAACGTTGCCTGGGCCCACGGCAAGACCGTGACCTTCATGCCGAAACCGGTGTTCATGGACAACGGGTCCGGGATGCACACCCACCAGAGCCTCTGGAAGGACGGGGTGCCGCTGTTCTACGACGAGAACGGCTACGCCGGATTGTCGGACATGGCCCGCTGGTATATCGGCGGCTTGTTGAAGCACGCGCCGGCGGTACTGGCGTTCGCAGCCCCGACCACGAACTCGTACCGGCGGCTGGTGCCCGGATACGAAGCCCCGGTCAACCTGGTGTACAGCCAGCGCAACAGGTCGGCTGCCGTTCGTATCCCGCTGTACTCGCAGAAGCCGGCGCTCAAGCGTCTCGAGTTTCGCTGCCCGGATCCGTCGGCCAACACATACCTGGCATTCGCAGCGATGTTGATGGCCGGTCTCGACGGCGTGCAGAACCAGATCGAACCGCCGCCCCCGGTCGACAAGGACATCTACGACCTGCCTCCCTCCGAACTGGCGAACCTGCCGTCGGTTCCGGGCAGTCTCGAAGAGGCGCTGGCGGCACTCGAGGAGGATCACGACTTCCTGCTGCACGGCGACGTGTTCACCGAGGGCCTGATCCGTGCCTGGATCGACTACAAGATGGAGCACGAGGTCGATGCTCTGCGGTTGCGCCCGCACCCGCACGAGTTCTCGATGTATTACGACGCGTAG
- a CDS encoding MBL fold metallo-hydrolase, giving the protein MSGLFFFLVVMIGAISKPFGGSPGYGDGDRPRPGYGDLERVPVADDWFEVHIAAPGVLAISEPFQWQEVISYLITGSERALLFDTGMGIGSISSVVRELTSLPVTVLNSHTHFDHIGGNAEFGRILAMDTDYTRRSTSGIANADVRREVSPGALMRPLPKGFDPSTYCIAPFEVTGYIADGHRIDLGDRELEVVGVPGHTPDSIALLETDSGFLWTGDTFYEGPIWLFVPETDLAAYEESLERLVGLVPRLSTLFPAHQAPRANPGRLEELRNALALVKGGETRGESTGDGRIEYRFGAFSLLMEESGPTG; this is encoded by the coding sequence ATGAGCGGTCTCTTCTTCTTCCTGGTGGTAATGATCGGCGCCATCTCCAAACCGTTTGGCGGGTCACCCGGATACGGCGATGGGGACCGACCCCGGCCCGGATACGGCGATCTCGAACGCGTGCCGGTAGCGGATGACTGGTTCGAGGTCCACATCGCCGCGCCCGGCGTCTTGGCGATTTCTGAACCGTTCCAGTGGCAGGAGGTGATCTCGTACCTGATCACGGGATCCGAGCGGGCTCTTCTCTTCGACACCGGCATGGGGATCGGCTCGATCAGCAGTGTCGTTCGAGAACTCACCTCCCTCCCCGTGACGGTGCTCAACTCGCACACGCATTTCGATCACATCGGCGGCAATGCGGAGTTCGGTCGAATACTGGCGATGGACACCGACTACACGAGGCGCAGCACGTCCGGTATCGCCAACGCCGACGTTCGCCGGGAAGTATCTCCGGGAGCTCTCATGCGGCCGCTGCCCAAGGGATTCGACCCCTCCACCTACTGCATCGCCCCGTTCGAGGTAACCGGGTACATCGCCGACGGGCATCGAATCGACCTGGGGGACAGAGAGCTCGAAGTCGTGGGTGTTCCCGGACACACTCCGGACTCGATCGCCCTGCTCGAAACCGATTCCGGGTTCCTGTGGACCGGAGACACCTTCTATGAGGGGCCGATCTGGCTGTTCGTTCCGGAAACGGATCTGGCGGCCTACGAGGAGTCGCTGGAGCGGCTGGTCGGGCTCGTGCCGCGCCTGAGCACTCTGTTCCCGGCACACCAGGCGCCCAGGGCGAACCCCGGACGCCTCGAGGAGTTGCGCAATGCCCTCGCGCTGGTGAAGGGCGGCGAAACCCGGGGAGAGAGCACCGGGGACGGGCGCATCGAGTATCGCTTCGGAGCCTTCTCCCTGCTGATGGAGGAGTCCGGCCCGACCGGGTGA
- a CDS encoding NifU N-terminal domain-containing protein: MPVRIDNTPNPNALKFTVGVDVGGPKTFVPSQETDDPVAIAVFRLEGVTSVFMTADFVTLTKTPEADWGTIAPAAQAILEAEFPG, from the coding sequence ATGCCGGTTCGAATCGACAACACACCCAACCCGAATGCCCTCAAGTTCACCGTAGGCGTGGACGTAGGCGGGCCGAAGACATTCGTTCCCAGCCAGGAAACCGACGATCCTGTTGCCATTGCTGTTTTCCGACTCGAAGGCGTGACGAGTGTCTTCATGACCGCCGATTTCGTTACTTTGACCAAGACGCCGGAAGCCGACTGGGGAACCATCGCTCCGGCCGCCCAGGCGATCCTAGAGGCTGAGTTCCCCGGGTAA
- a CDS encoding hydantoinase/oxoprolinase family protein — MTLGVDVGGTFTDLAWWDGAQLRVGKTSSTRDQSEGVVAGALGLTEGRPVQALLHGTTVATNTLLERKGARTALVATEGFTDVIEIGRQERPSLYDSFVDRSEPLVEKRLRFGAAERSSFDAGSGVRLSNLGGLIEALATARPEAVAVSLLFGFADPDNESLIRAAISAAMPDVPVSISSEVVGELREYERTSTTILNAYLTPVMAGYLRSLVERAAVAGLPPDILVMRSSGGLMDIGTAGRLPAAALLSGPAGGVVASAALGEALGYGRLVSFDMGGTSTDVCRIERGRPEVSYERAIDGYPCRMPSVAVHTVGAGGGSVGWIDPGGALRVGPRSSGAIPGPASYDRGGVEAAVTDANLALGRIGSEVRLAGSVPLREDLARAALDRLGAAVGLGHRETALGMLEVVEAHMVRAIRAVSVEQGADPRDAALVAFGGAGGLHATALAKSLEMAGVIVPPFAGVFSAFGLLLSPPRHDAARSVLLRSGERLDELVKSLAGDAVDTYRAETGRGPDQVRLVADVRYLGQAHETSVPYEAGEGWDALAGRFHAAHHDRNGFARPEDPVEVVTLRAEAVGSPAMSWNDLPEFRPEGEADRGTREIVSSDGPLPASVWWRGGLRPGRQVVGPAIIEEAEATTYLGPGERAVVSESGALEVSW; from the coding sequence GTGACACTCGGCGTCGATGTTGGAGGCACGTTCACCGATCTCGCCTGGTGGGATGGGGCGCAGCTCCGGGTCGGCAAGACTTCGTCGACGCGGGACCAGTCGGAAGGTGTAGTTGCCGGTGCCCTCGGACTCACAGAGGGACGCCCGGTGCAGGCCCTGCTGCACGGAACGACGGTTGCGACCAACACGCTCCTCGAACGGAAGGGAGCACGTACTGCACTGGTTGCCACCGAAGGGTTCACAGACGTGATCGAGATCGGACGGCAGGAGCGGCCGTCGCTCTATGACAGCTTCGTCGATCGGTCCGAACCGCTGGTTGAGAAACGACTCCGGTTCGGCGCGGCGGAACGGTCTTCTTTCGATGCCGGATCCGGCGTTCGCCTCTCCAACCTCGGTGGGTTGATTGAGGCGCTGGCGACCGCCCGCCCGGAGGCCGTTGCCGTTTCCCTGCTGTTCGGGTTCGCCGATCCGGATAACGAGTCGCTGATTCGCGCGGCCATCTCGGCCGCAATGCCCGACGTGCCCGTATCGATCAGCAGTGAGGTGGTCGGCGAGCTGCGTGAGTACGAAAGAACCTCCACGACGATCCTCAACGCCTACTTGACGCCGGTGATGGCGGGATACCTGCGGAGTCTGGTGGAGAGGGCGGCCGTCGCCGGTCTCCCGCCCGACATCCTGGTGATGCGGTCGTCGGGCGGGTTGATGGACATCGGCACCGCCGGGCGGCTTCCGGCCGCCGCACTGCTCTCGGGCCCGGCCGGAGGCGTCGTTGCCTCAGCCGCTCTGGGAGAAGCACTCGGATACGGCCGGCTCGTCTCGTTCGATATGGGGGGCACCTCCACCGATGTGTGCCGGATCGAAAGAGGCCGTCCGGAAGTCTCGTACGAGCGAGCCATCGACGGATACCCGTGCCGGATGCCGTCCGTCGCGGTGCACACGGTCGGGGCAGGCGGAGGCAGTGTCGGCTGGATCGATCCGGGAGGGGCACTTCGGGTCGGGCCACGCAGTTCGGGGGCCATTCCCGGTCCTGCATCCTACGACCGCGGCGGAGTCGAAGCCGCAGTCACCGACGCGAATCTGGCGCTGGGCCGAATCGGGTCCGAGGTGCGCCTCGCCGGATCGGTTCCCCTGCGGGAGGATCTGGCGCGGGCGGCACTCGACCGGCTCGGCGCGGCAGTGGGCCTCGGGCATCGTGAGACGGCGCTCGGGATGCTCGAGGTGGTTGAGGCCCACATGGTCCGGGCCATCCGGGCCGTATCGGTCGAACAAGGCGCCGATCCCCGGGACGCGGCTCTGGTCGCCTTCGGCGGGGCAGGCGGCCTTCACGCGACGGCACTGGCCAAGAGTCTCGAGATGGCGGGCGTGATCGTCCCCCCGTTTGCCGGGGTGTTCTCCGCGTTCGGCCTCCTCCTCAGCCCGCCCCGACACGACGCGGCGCGCAGCGTGCTGCTGCGGTCGGGTGAACGGCTCGATGAGCTCGTGAAGTCCCTGGCCGGGGATGCCGTCGATACGTATCGTGCCGAGACGGGTCGGGGCCCGGATCAGGTCCGCCTCGTTGCCGACGTCCGCTATCTGGGTCAGGCTCATGAGACCTCCGTTCCGTACGAGGCGGGGGAAGGCTGGGACGCTCTCGCCGGACGCTTTCACGCCGCCCACCACGATCGCAACGGCTTCGCCCGCCCGGAGGACCCGGTGGAGGTGGTCACGTTGAGAGCAGAGGCAGTCGGGTCTCCTGCCATGTCATGGAACGATCTCCCGGAGTTTCGACCCGAAGGGGAGGCGGACCGGGGGACCCGGGAGATCGTTTCCTCAGACGGGCCCTTGCCGGCTTCTGTTTGGTGGCGAGGCGGCCTGCGTCCCGGCCGCCAGGTCGTCGGTCCGGCGATCATCGAGGAAGCAGAGGCGACCACCTATCTCGGCCCCGGGGAGCGGGCGGTCGTGTCCGAGTCGGGAGCTCTCGAGGTGTCGTGGTGA